A window of Piliocolobus tephrosceles isolate RC106 chromosome 13, ASM277652v3, whole genome shotgun sequence contains these coding sequences:
- the ANKRD13D gene encoding ankyrin repeat domain-containing protein 13D isoform X2 translates to MAQQHSSHTGAPVQQAASPTNPTAISPEEYFDPSFSLESRNIGRPIEMSSKVQRFKATLWLSEEHPLSLGDQVTPIIDLMAISNAHFAKLRDFITLRLPPGFPVKIEIPLFHVLNARITFSNLCGCDEPLSSVWVPAPSSAVAASGNPFPCEVDPAVFEVPEGYSVLGTERSEPLRDEDDDLLQFAIQQSLLEAGTEAEQVTVWEALTNTRPGARPPPQATVYEEQLQLERALQESLRLSTEPRGPGSPPRTPPAPGPPSFEEQLRLALELSSREQEERERRGQQEEEDLQRILRLSLTEH, encoded by the exons ATGGCCCAGCAGCACTCCTCCCACACCGGG GCCCCTGTGCAGCAGGCAGCCAGCCCCACCAACCCCACAGCCATCTCCCCTGAGGAGTACTTCGACCCCAGCTTCAGCCTGGAGTCACGGAACATTGGCCGCCCCATCGAAATGTCCAGCAAAGTACAGAG GTTCAAGGCCACACTGTGGCTGAGTGAAGAGCACCCGCTCTCCCTGGGTGACCAGGTGACACCCATCATTGACCTAATGGCCATCAGCAATGCTCACTTTGCCAAGCTGCGCGACTTCATCACCCTGCGCCTTCCACCTGGCTTCCCCGTCAAGATTG AGATTCCCCTTTTCCACGTGCTCAACGCCCGCATCACCTTCAGCAACCTGTGTGGCTGTGACGAACCCCTGAGCTCCGTGTGGGTGCCGGCCCCCAGCTCTGCTGTCGCCGCGTCAG GGAACCCTTTCCCGTGCGAGGTGGACCCCGCTGTGTTTGAGGTGCCCGAGGGGTACAGTGTGCTGGGCACGGAGCGCAGCGAGCCCCTCCGAGATGAGGACGATGACCTCCTGCAGTTCGCCATCCAGCAGAGCCTGCTTGAAGCGGGCACCGAGGCGGAGCAG GTGACCGTCTGGGAGGCCCTGACCAACACCCGGCCTGGTGCCCGCCCTCCTCCCCAGGCCACGGTTTATGAGGAACAGCTTCAGCTGGAGCG GGCCCTCCAGGAAAGCCTGCGGCTGTCCACAGAGCCCAGGGGCCCAGGATCCCCTCCCAGGACACCCCCAGCCCCCGGCCCACCCAGCTTTGAAGAGCAACTTCGCCTGGCCCTGGAGTTGTCTTCACGGGAGCAGGAGGAGCGGGAGCGGCGCgggcagcaggaggaggaagactTACAGCGGATCCTGCGGCTGTCACTCACCGAGCACTGA
- the ANKRD13D gene encoding ankyrin repeat domain-containing protein 13D isoform X1, which yields MFHSEKGPSELGTPGRLIGGGFGKEGFGQGVRVQVLTSSCLVCFRNKCGIWGWRSEKMETVSGYEAKVYSATNVELVTRTRTEHLSDQDKSRSKGGKTPFQSFLGMAQQHSSHTGAPVQQAASPTNPTAISPEEYFDPSFSLESRNIGRPIEMSSKVQRFKATLWLSEEHPLSLGDQVTPIIDLMAISNAHFAKLRDFITLRLPPGFPVKIEIPLFHVLNARITFSNLCGCDEPLSSVWVPAPSSAVAASGNPFPCEVDPAVFEVPEGYSVLGTERSEPLRDEDDDLLQFAIQQSLLEAGTEAEQVTVWEALTNTRPGARPPPQATVYEEQLQLERALQESLRLSTEPRGPGSPPRTPPAPGPPSFEEQLRLALELSSREQEERERRGQQEEEDLQRILRLSLTEH from the exons ATGTTTCACAGTGAGAAGGGACCCTCAGAGTTGGGCACCCCAGGCAGGCTGATTGGAGGGGGCTTTGGAAAGGAAGGCTTTGGCCAGGGTGTGAGGGTGCAGGTCCTCACCAGCTCCTGTTTGGTCTGTTTCAGGAACAAATGTGGTATCTGGGGCTGGCGGTCTGAGAAGATGGAAACTGTTAGCGGCtacgaggccaag GTGTACAGTGCCACCAACGTGGAGCTGGTGACACGCACACGCACGGAGCACCTCTCTGATCAAGACAAGTCGAGGAGCAAAG GGGGGAAGACTCCGTTCCAGTCCTTCCTGGGGATGGCCCAGCAGCACTCCTCCCACACCGGG GCCCCTGTGCAGCAGGCAGCCAGCCCCACCAACCCCACAGCCATCTCCCCTGAGGAGTACTTCGACCCCAGCTTCAGCCTGGAGTCACGGAACATTGGCCGCCCCATCGAAATGTCCAGCAAAGTACAGAG GTTCAAGGCCACACTGTGGCTGAGTGAAGAGCACCCGCTCTCCCTGGGTGACCAGGTGACACCCATCATTGACCTAATGGCCATCAGCAATGCTCACTTTGCCAAGCTGCGCGACTTCATCACCCTGCGCCTTCCACCTGGCTTCCCCGTCAAGATTG AGATTCCCCTTTTCCACGTGCTCAACGCCCGCATCACCTTCAGCAACCTGTGTGGCTGTGACGAACCCCTGAGCTCCGTGTGGGTGCCGGCCCCCAGCTCTGCTGTCGCCGCGTCAG GGAACCCTTTCCCGTGCGAGGTGGACCCCGCTGTGTTTGAGGTGCCCGAGGGGTACAGTGTGCTGGGCACGGAGCGCAGCGAGCCCCTCCGAGATGAGGACGATGACCTCCTGCAGTTCGCCATCCAGCAGAGCCTGCTTGAAGCGGGCACCGAGGCGGAGCAG GTGACCGTCTGGGAGGCCCTGACCAACACCCGGCCTGGTGCCCGCCCTCCTCCCCAGGCCACGGTTTATGAGGAACAGCTTCAGCTGGAGCG GGCCCTCCAGGAAAGCCTGCGGCTGTCCACAGAGCCCAGGGGCCCAGGATCCCCTCCCAGGACACCCCCAGCCCCCGGCCCACCCAGCTTTGAAGAGCAACTTCGCCTGGCCCTGGAGTTGTCTTCACGGGAGCAGGAGGAGCGGGAGCGGCGCgggcagcaggaggaggaagactTACAGCGGATCCTGCGGCTGTCACTCACCGAGCACTGA